The window TTCCTGGTGAATGCAGATTGCCTTCACTTCATGTGTTTATCCAGCTTTAGTTTTGGCATACATGGGACAAGCGGCTTACTTATCGAAACATCACTCGATGAACAACAATTACCAAATTGGCTTCTATGTCTATGTTCCAGGTAAAtgtattttcttcttcttcctcaataaGGATTGCTTAACACAGATTGCAAGGCTCAAACAACTTCATATAGCAGCAGTAGCAGAATAGTTTGTGGAATATTGATGAGTGAAACTTCTTTCTTCCATGTAGAGAGTGTGAGATGGCCGATGTTTGTGATAGCGATACTTGCTTCTGTTGTTGGGAGTCAAGCAATCATCAGCGGAACATTCTCCATCATAAGCCAAAGTCAATCTCTTGGTTGCTTTCCGAGGGTTAAGGTAGTCCACACCTCTAACAGGATTCATGGCCAGGTCTATATTCCAGAGGTCAATTGGGTGCTCATGGTACTCTGTGTGGTGGCTGCGATAGGCTTCCGTGACACGAAACATCTAGGCAATGCATCAGGTACAGATTGGGCAAACCAACTCTAAAATTTTGCATTGTCTAACAATGTTTTGCAGTTGCTGTGTGTCTCATTGTCACTCTATTTATCTGTGAAAACTTATCATTTATCATGTCATTTGATCGCTAAAATGGTACAATATCTCGACTCACATACTAGTTTCCAGCTTCTTCTATATCATTACTGTCAATTATAACCATTAAGCTGTTGCTCGAATTATCATAGCCTATTTAAGAGAatcttgtttttgattttgtgttcttGCTTTATGATGCAGGTTTAGCAGTAATTACAGTTATGTTGGTTACCACTTGCCTCACATCCTTGGTCATGATCTTATGTTGGCACACCTCCCTTGTTTTTTCCCTTGCATTTTTTCTCATCTTTGGATCAATAGAAGCCTTGTACTTCTCGTCTTCGCTTATGAAGTTTCTCGACGGTGCTTGGCTGCCCATCCTTCTTGCTTTCTTCCTGATGGTTGTCATGTTTGTGTGGCATCATTTTACGATCAAGAAGTACGAGTTTGATCTTCAAAACAAGCTTTCCATCGATTGGCTTCTCGCCCTTCGTGACTCTCTTGGCATTTCACGTGTTCCTGGTGTAGGCCTTGTCTACACTAACATTGTTATTGGCGTGCCAGCAAATTTTTCTCACTTTGTCACTAATCTCCCTGCATTCCACCAGATACTTGTCTTTGTTTGTGTAAAGTATGTTCCTGTTCCCTTTGTTCCTCCATCTGAAAGATACCTTGTAGGCCGTGTTGGGCCTCAAGATTTCCGATCTTACCGGTGCATCGTACGGTATGGTTACCGTGATATACACCAAGATGTCAATTCCTTTGAGTCAGAGTTGATCGTTAGCCTTGCCAATTTCATACGATCCGAAGCTTCGCTCCCTGGAAATCTGTCTGATGAGGCTAATTGTGGATTCACTATCATTGGAAGCTCGCCGTGCAAGTGGGCAATCGAAGAGAACTCAGCAGATGCAAGCACGATGGTAAAGTTTGAGGACGAAAGGAACTCTAATGACACAAATCTCAGGAGTAAAGCAAAGAAAGTAAGGTTCCTTCTACCAGAGAATGAGGGTGCAAAAGATGGCATTGTATCCAATGAGCTCCAAGAACTACTTTTGGCACACGAATCTGGCATCGCGTCCATAATGGGGCATTCACACATTCAAGCAAAGGCCGGATCCTCGTTGATAAAGAAGACGACAATCATCCTCTACAATTTTCTCCGGCAGAATTGTCGCGGACCCAATGTGG is drawn from Zingiber officinale cultivar Zhangliang chromosome 1B, Zo_v1.1, whole genome shotgun sequence and contains these coding sequences:
- the LOC121991106 gene encoding probable potassium transporter 9 gives rise to the protein MDPELGCSDKSLKKSSWKTTMLLAYQSLGVVYGDLSISPLYVYKSTFADDITHSETNEEIFGVLSFVFWTLTLVPLLKYVFIVLRAHDNGQGGTFALYSLICRNVNVSLLPNKQTSDEQVSTYKCESHQAHGYHWRIKIWIEKHKNLHIVLLIVALLGTCMVIGDGVLTPALSVFSAVSGLGLSLSKTQHEYAVVPITCFLIVCLFALQHYGTHRVGFLFAPIIVTWLLCISTLGIYNIVKWNPLIYQKLSPSYMFKFLKKTRKGGWMSLGGILLCMTGSEAMFADLGHFSFRAIQIAFTSCVYPALVLAYMGQAAYLSKHHSMNNNYQIGFYVYVPESVRWPMFVIAILASVVGSQAIISGTFSIISQSQSLGCFPRVKVVHTSNRIHGQVYIPEVNWVLMVLCVVAAIGFRDTKHLGNASGLAVITVMLVTTCLTSLVMILCWHTSLVFSLAFFLIFGSIEALYFSSSLMKFLDGAWLPILLAFFLMVVMFVWHHFTIKKYEFDLQNKLSIDWLLALRDSLGISRVPGVGLVYTNIVIGVPANFSHFVTNLPAFHQILVFVCVKYVPVPFVPPSERYLVGRVGPQDFRSYRCIVRYGYRDIHQDVNSFESELIVSLANFIRSEASLPGNLSDEANCGFTIIGSSPCKWAIEENSADASTMVKFEDERNSNDTNLRSKAKKVRFLLPENEGAKDGIVSNELQELLLAHESGIASIMGHSHIQAKAGSSLIKKTTIILYNFLRQNCRGPNVALRLPPESLLEVGMVYLL